The genomic window TTTAACCCACCTGCTTAATCAGTAGATCTTAGCTTTAATAGATGATCAGTTTTCACATAAGAATGAACACCTCTGCTATGTCTTTATAAGGATCCATACAGCAAATGAATATGTGACAAAAGTATATTCTAACAATACTTTGTGTGATTTCCTCATTTCATCAGCTAGAGAATACCTTGTATTATGTTATACTACAGAGCACACCTTAGACTCGTTACTCATTGACATACTTATTTAATACTTATTCATAGCTAGTATGCATTTGGGTTTCAAATGCTATTCAGTCAGTATTATCCCATTTGCATGGCAGGGAATAATGATGGAGAATATGTCAGTGCAGTGCTATAAGCTTATCTTTcatggtgtgtatatgtttgtgagTACTGGGCATAGGAAGACATATAAACCTTATAACCTTACAGccaaaagcaaaatattttagaaCGCATAAACAATCAGTGAGAAttatcatacagtacatacttgtgtacacgcacacgcacgcacgcacacacacacacaatatatgtatgtatatatttgtaacTTGAGTATCCTCAAACAGCATCCTGTATTGAAACTTTTATTAATACAATGTAAAGCATCAATTATCTTATTTGAACACATTGGGAAATATCCTGGATGTTAAATTGACAAGGAATAGCTTAGGAAATGTAATTCATGATGTCCATATTGTAAATTCAGTACATTATAAACTCTCcaaacactttattaggaacactatacTATTACTTGGTAAGGACTCTTTCCCTCAAAACCTAAATTCTCAATGATATGAATTTGAAAAGGTGTTGGATACATTCAGTTAAGGCTGGTCCATGTTCACATGATTGCATCACACATTTCCTGCAGATTTCTCTGTGCACATTTTTCCTGCTCTGAATCTTCTGTTCCAACACATAACAAAGCTATCCTACTAGATTCAGTTTCAGTGACTGGAAAGGCCAATGAAGAACAATGAGCTCagtgtcatgttcatgaaaccagtttaAGTTCGAtatgatttttttactttgtaacATGGAGCATTATCATACTCGATGTAGCCGGTAGAGGATGATAAACAACGGTAAAAAAGGGAGGGATTCACATGATCAGCAACAATACTTGTATATCTGTTTACGTGATGGTTGATTGATTTTAACAGGCCCTCATTGTCCCaattaaacatttcaaacacactacactacttgCACCACCCTTCACTGTTGACACAAAGCAGGTTGGGTTTCATGGATTCATGCTGCTGGTGGCAAATACTGACTGTTTTTTGCCTATCAGAAGTAAAAAAAGCCGATGGTCCTCTCCTGTTGTAGCCAAGCTTTTGAcatgtgcattctgagatgtttttttctcaccagCAATGCATGGAGTGCTTTTATCAGTgactgtagcctttctgtcacCTTGTCACACAAAAAGTTTCTGATTGCGGAGCTGCCGtataagtgtaaaaaaaacgAAAAGTTTCTTTCATTGAGTTGTTGCAGATCCGCTGGTGCTCTTGGAATActtgtatttttatacataatacTTCCTTAACAAAACTTTTTCTTCAGCTGCAAGGTTTCCCAATCCTGTTGATACAAAAAGTCAAATTCATTAGCTCTCTTTTGTATTGCTTCAAGGTTTGGTAGAGGTATTAGTGATAATAGTCTGTGTTTGGCTGATGCCAAATATCTCCACTTTTGTCTTCTCTGTCCAAAGGACActgctataaaaatatatatcttttatCTGGATAGAATTCACTGCACTTTTAATTCCTTTTTGGATCATATTGTGTGCATTAAAGCATAACTTAAAtcttaacattattaacagGATCACACAAACTGACATACGGTAACGTGTTCATAAAATTTGAAGcttttcaaaacaaataaataaataacttagttaattaaaataaaaaattaacctCACTTCACACTTCAAAAGGGTAAACAGGGAAAGCgttttttaatcattcattctcattgtgtttgtttatagtaACGTTTAATGCTACCTACATTTtgtattctgttctttttttccattattttttaaatcagagtATGCAGAAAACATACACATCACATTACCCTAACTAAACTTACACAATCTTTTTCCATAGTCTCTTAACCACATTCTAATTTAGCCTCAAAACATATtggaaatatataatatttcagatGTATTACAGCTGTAAAGCTGAGACAGATGGAAGGTGCATCTTAAAACAGAACGTCTAAAATTTGGTAACAGGAGATAAAATACCTTATCTGGCTTATTAGGATTCTACTGCCATCTGCTGGAcacataatgaataatatttattgtGCACAAAAAAGTACTGCTTTTTATGACGTCATAAATAATTTGTATGATCGTTATTAAATAAGCATAAACTATTAAATGTTTTGGTAAAAATGCaatttatatttgaatttggGGATATTTTGTTTGCTGAGGCACTCTTTGTAGAGTTGTGTACACAAACTGCTACATTGCataaatataaactatttattcAGTGGAAGCATTTGCCATTTGACCATTAAATTGAAgataaaaacattcaaaaatgtGTTTACACGATCAGGTataacattatgaccactgacaggtgaagtaaataacactgattatctcttCATCACTGCACCTGTTAGTGGGTGGGATGTATAAGGCAGCAAggcattattttttataataacaaaatattttacaatatttttttcctcaaagtTGATAAGTTAAATGCAGGGAAAATTAGCAAGCATAAGGATCTGACAAGGGCCAAATTCGCCAGATCTCAACTTAATTGagtatctgtgggatgtgctgaacaaacaagttTGGTCCATGTAGGCCCCACCTCGCAACTttcaggacttaaaggatctgctgctaacatcttgatgtcagataccacagcacaccttcaggggACTCGTGGACTCCATGCCTCGACAGGTCAGGgctgttttggcagcaaaaGCAGGACCGACACAATATTAGGAAAATGGTCACAAGGTTATGCTTGATCTGTGTAAACAATATAGTCAAATGTATGCAGACAACTGACCTTCACATctgtgcagaggtgggagtaaggcacacatgtgcaagtcacaagtaagtctcaagtcttaaccttcaagtctcaagcaagtccgagtcattttttgtgagagtcaagtcaagtcaagtcaagtcactgctttatgtcaagcaagtcaagtcgtagcttgagtcaagcaagtcactggcaagtcatacagatgtttgatgatttaactaatagtatatattaaacaaagttaaatctacagtatttatggactatgagttttatttgcaacaaaaatgattatatgcatttatttttaaaaggtgtccacatacaggtgagttgtaaatacagtaaaaatgtaaaaatgaataaaaatcaaaactacaaagaataagatgtaaatgtaactgaaataaggccaacataaaagcatgaaaagtttcaatatgcctcaaacatagcagaagagagagagagagagagagagagagagagagagagagagagagagagagagagatgattggagtgagtgtaatttattaattaaagggatagttcacctaaaaatgaaaattctgtcatcattttcttgatgtcatgatgttacaaacctgtataaatttctttattttgatgaacacgcatgtagatattttaaggaatgtttgtaaccaaaccattcatgagccccattcacttccataatgggaaaaaagaatactatggaagtgaatagggctcatgaatggtttggtcacaaacattccttaaaatatcttcctccgtgttcatcaaaacaaagaaatttatacaggtttgtaacatcatgagagtgagaaaattataaaataatttttttatttttgggtgaactatccctttaaattgaatgtgtgtgcgtgtgcatgcgagacaagaatatggctgtgcttgcaactctgaagttttttatatttatatttatgttttttatatatatgtgcatccccataaacgatccatacgcttttcactcaaagactaacactgaagaccaattataagcgctattgcaaaaaagctgacatttccacataaacagtgaccaaccatttacactacatggcgcttgcaaaaaatttaatttgatagaactttgtcattcaattgtgaacgatgtggtcgcataatgctgttcttctcttctcatcttgcacaaaatcccggtacccgaacttaattatttttggtgtagcgccttccatgtttcgtcacgactgttaaggtttattagttagtgcgcgcgctccctctgcttgcctactgcgtcacgtggttagattacgctcttgcgtgcgtttaaaaacagatttagatttaaaaacaaaatagacaaaaaagatcaaacaaaaacaaaaaacaagttatttcgagtcatttaactcaagtccgagtcaagtctcaagtcatgaatgtcaagtcaaagtcaagtcgagtctttttttaatatttgtcaagcaagtctcaagtctcaactgtgcgacttaagtctgactcgagtcaagtcatatgactcgagtcccccatctctgcatcTGTGGCTCTTCCCAAACTGTTACTTAAATTGGAAACACAGTTGTctagactgtctgtgtgtgttgtagttgtCGAGTGACCTGTCGTGAGCCCACTGAACATCTGtggaatgaactggaacatTGACTGCACACAGACCACTTCAGCTGACATCactgcctgacctcactaatgctcttatggCTAAATGGACAGATCATGGTCTAAATTCTAGTAGAAATCCTTCCCAGAGgaatggagcttattataacagcaaacagGGACTTAGTCTAGAATAACATGTTTTAACAACAACATATAGGTTGGATATTGTCTATCTTAAGCAAAATTCTGTTTTACATACTTTCTTTGCAGACAATGATtacattttgcttttaaattaataaatgggtttagttttacattcatttactttCAGTAAATTAGCACGGTGGACAATACATTTATCCAAATCCTTGTATTTGATATGCTATTTGTATTATACTTATCATCACTCATCTAGCATTTTCACAACATTTGCACAACTAGGAGCTAGCAGCATAAAAAGTCAAAGGAAATCACTGTGCATGTTCCTGTGCAAACTGGGCTATTACTTCTTGATGTCATCTATTGTGATTAGAAATTGTTTCAGAATTCCATTTACTtcttactaaaataaataagtcaagTTTTGACGAATATTCTCACTGAATTGGAATAAGAAATTTCGAGTTTAAAGTGtcctatttatttagtttttcttcCATTCATGTAAACAATACTGTGATCTGGAAACAGTTATACATAAAGACACTGTGTGAGTtcacaagaaaaaagaaatataaacaaatactgATATACTGAAAACATCTGAATGCAATTTCCTGAAAATGCTGGAATGCTTAACAtcaatattcataaatatatattatatagaactCTACAGCAATAAACTTTAATTTCCCCTCATTTCTTTTCTGATGGGAAATTTCCAAAAGTGCCATGTCTCAGCATACACTTGAAACTTTTGAAGAACTGGTaggatgataaaaaataaaggcagttttaaaatgtatatggcATCGTCTAGACGCCGTCAGGCCCGCCATTTTAACTTCAACAGTTCAACAACTCCCTGATTAAGTCTACTGCAAGGGAGGAACATTAACCTTCCTGAACACGTTCAACTGCTGTTACAACTGCACTGAAAAGATCTAGATGCTGTTTGGTTTTAGCTCCAGAACTATTCTTTGCTGGCTGAAATATCTAGAGTGAAAGCCGAGCTGGGTCAAGATCTCTTCAGTACAGTTGTGCAAATCTGTTTGTCACAAGGTGTCCTTTTTGTTGAACTTCAAGGTGTATCCAATTGCAGTTTCTAAACATTCCACCAGGGATCCAGCTGAGAGAAAGTCCAGCTCCACTTCAATAAATTTAATGTACACGGAAGAGGAGTCCCCATCCCTGGAGCAGTTTTCCTGCAGAAACCTGGTAATGGCAGGCTCAGGACGACTGCAACACTTCCCTGAATTCTGAAAGTGCTGGAAGAGGCATTGCTGAAGCGTGCGGTCTTCTGCTATGCCGAGGTAGCAGTAAGTTACTTTGGATGGAGTCCTCCTCCGCTTATTTTCACTCTCACCAAGTTCTCGTTCTTGTTCACCGGCTAAAGAACCACAGTTTTCTGAACTAAAGCTACTAGTCTCTTCCCCTTCTTCATATCCGATAGCGTACAGGCCGTAGGTTTTCGGAATGCCACCAGGAAGCAGGTACTTGGATCCGTTGCTGTAGCCTGATGAGCTCGTTTGTGCAATAGAAATCCAGTCCACCTCCATGTGGAGCTCCAAGCAACGCGCTTCACTGATTGTGATGTCCAAAAACTTGTAATACACATTCTTCCAGTTCATCTTCTGCACCTTGGTCATGATCTCCCTGCCCTCTGGCTTTTCCGGGTTGAAGTACTCCCGAAGGCGTTTCCCAAGCGGTACCTGGGAGCTGATCTCTGCGTAGTGGTAGCGGATTTCCTCTCGCCACCGTGTGTTGTAGCCCACGCCGAAGATGGCCAGCTTGTTGGAGAGGTGCAAGCGTGAGAAATCTGTCCACGTCTGAAAGTGCTCCCATTTGACATCCACTGATTCCAGGATGCGTATCACATTCTGCATCACTTCTTGACGCCTGCAGGAAATCACAGGATGATGtgggctttaaaaaaatataaacaaaaaataaatcatccaACCATCTATCTATATCaataactatctatctatccaaatAAATCTATGAAAGCTTAAAATCAAATATGCAGGAATACACATTAGCATGTATAAACAGTGGTAAGATTTGTATTGTAATACACTTAGTGATTTACTAAAGAGTAGACAATTCTAATAAAAAGGCAC from Tachysurus vachellii isolate PV-2020 chromosome 20, HZAU_Pvac_v1, whole genome shotgun sequence includes these protein-coding regions:
- the LOC132863599 gene encoding myb/SANT-like DNA-binding domain-containing protein 2 isoform X1; translation: MAAPSNAERSPERSAPLKMPKTELPSPDSDELSDGNQYHSDPSTPNRFSSLNVSISALGAGGGPASASNNSSSVAGSGGGFTVCRGMSWTPSETNALIAVWGNERLAEARMQQLEVAGTVFSGKAPGPAMYERVSRALSELGYDRTPSQCRERMKTLRRCYSRVKEHGIGKRKSSYSIEQLEKVFGQGGWDSQSCQPVLINSSGLYQEMESDGSTMEDYPQEDWCSQDLSAAFQEGEIEAEEIQLPKNRILQLRPEASEHAHPHHPVISCRRQEVMQNVIRILESVDVKWEHFQTWTDFSRLHLSNKLAIFGVGYNTRWREEIRYHYAEISSQVPLGKRLREYFNPEKPEGREIMTKVQKMNWKNVYYKFLDITISEARCLELHMEVDWISIAQTSSSGYSNGSKYLLPGGIPKTYGLYAIGYEEGEETSSFSSENCGSLAGEQERELGESENKRRRTPSKVTYCYLGIAEDRTLQQCLFQHFQNSGKCCSRPEPAITRFLQENCSRDGDSSSVYIKFIEVELDFLSAGSLVECLETAIGYTLKFNKKDTL
- the LOC132863599 gene encoding myb/SANT-like DNA-binding domain-containing protein 2 isoform X2 — its product is MAAPSNAERSPERSAPLKMPKTELPSPDSDELSDGNQYHSDPSTPNRFSSLNVSISALGAGGGPASASNNSSSVAGSGGGFTVCRGMSWTPSETNALIAVWGNERLAEARMQQLEVAGTVFSGKAPGPAMYERVSRALSELGYDRTPSQCRERMKTLRRCYSRVKEHGIGKRKSSYSIEQLEKVFGQGGWDSQSCQPVLINSSGLYQEMESDGSTMEDYPQEDWCSQDLSAAFQEGEIEAEEIQLPKNRILQLRPEASEHAQRQEVMQNVIRILESVDVKWEHFQTWTDFSRLHLSNKLAIFGVGYNTRWREEIRYHYAEISSQVPLGKRLREYFNPEKPEGREIMTKVQKMNWKNVYYKFLDITISEARCLELHMEVDWISIAQTSSSGYSNGSKYLLPGGIPKTYGLYAIGYEEGEETSSFSSENCGSLAGEQERELGESENKRRRTPSKVTYCYLGIAEDRTLQQCLFQHFQNSGKCCSRPEPAITRFLQENCSRDGDSSSVYIKFIEVELDFLSAGSLVECLETAIGYTLKFNKKDTL